Proteins encoded together in one Streptomyces sp. NBC_01408 window:
- a CDS encoding MFS transporter — translation MSRRARGRPGHRERPDEDHERPERRPLGRNKDFNVFWLGQALSVIGGSVSLLALPLLVLHATGSLVQMGLVTVVSAATGIVTGVFAGYVVDRVDRRRLMIVCDLARGLLLGAVPLLWLAGPRIWLLYVLTALVGVLRTLFDVAYVTAVPNLVRPQDLTAANGRLMSTFAVGTLLGPVAAGFLTAAVGADWALALDGATFLVSAASLGWVRFDRPADRPAADTARAGAREGMFREVFVVGFRFLWAHPLLRPLTVLLTLLTFVTMGATDLLIYRVQHDLGQDAATLGYVIAAGGAGSLLAAFTAGTLRRVFGFGACWLTSVAMFGLAVAGTGVSRSVPLIAALTAVSMFGLTLGGVCSMTLRQELTPDHLLGRVTSAFWTVHNASGPVGAAVLTLLAARHGVPVVSLGGGAFCLLILVCGLLTPLRGSRIGAAAPPAGPGPVPRGARAGRSTRA, via the coding sequence ATGAGCCGAAGAGCGCGAGGGCGACCGGGGCACCGCGAGCGACCCGACGAGGACCACGAGCGGCCCGAGCGCCGCCCGCTGGGGCGGAACAAGGACTTCAACGTCTTCTGGCTCGGCCAGGCACTGTCCGTCATCGGCGGCTCCGTCTCGCTGCTCGCGCTTCCGCTGCTCGTCCTCCACGCCACCGGGTCCCTCGTCCAGATGGGCCTGGTCACCGTCGTCTCCGCGGCCACCGGCATCGTCACGGGGGTGTTCGCCGGATACGTGGTCGACCGCGTCGACCGCCGCCGGCTCATGATCGTCTGCGATCTGGCCCGCGGACTGCTGCTCGGCGCGGTGCCGTTGCTCTGGCTGGCCGGGCCGCGGATCTGGCTGCTCTACGTACTGACAGCGCTGGTCGGCGTGTTGCGGACGCTCTTCGACGTGGCCTACGTGACGGCGGTGCCGAACCTCGTACGCCCGCAGGACCTCACCGCCGCCAACGGCCGGCTGATGAGCACCTTCGCCGTCGGGACCCTGCTCGGCCCGGTGGCCGCCGGCTTCCTCACGGCCGCGGTGGGGGCGGACTGGGCGCTGGCCCTGGACGGGGCGACCTTCCTCGTCTCCGCCGCCAGCCTGGGATGGGTCAGGTTCGACCGCCCGGCCGACCGTCCCGCCGCGGACACGGCGCGGGCCGGGGCGCGGGAGGGAATGTTCCGGGAGGTGTTCGTCGTAGGCTTCCGCTTCCTCTGGGCCCACCCGCTGCTGCGCCCGCTGACGGTACTGCTCACCCTGCTGACCTTCGTCACCATGGGCGCCACCGACCTGCTGATCTACCGGGTCCAGCACGACCTCGGCCAGGACGCCGCGACCCTGGGCTACGTGATCGCCGCGGGCGGGGCCGGCAGCCTCCTCGCCGCCTTCACCGCCGGCACGCTGCGCCGGGTCTTCGGCTTCGGCGCCTGCTGGCTGACCTCGGTCGCGATGTTCGGCCTGGCGGTGGCCGGCACCGGCGTCAGCCGCAGCGTGCCGCTGATCGCCGCGCTGACCGCCGTATCCATGTTCGGCCTGACCCTCGGCGGGGTGTGCAGCATGACGCTGCGTCAGGAGCTGACCCCGGACCACCTTCTCGGCCGGGTGACCTCCGCCTTCTGGACCGTGCACAACGCCTCGGGCCCGGTGGGCGCGGCCGTGCTCACGCTGCTGGCCGCCCGGCACGGAGTTCCGGTGGTCAGCCTGGGCGGCGGGGCGTTCTGCCTGCTGATCCTCGTATGCGGGCTGCTCACCCCGCTGCGCGGCAGCCGGATCGGGGCGGCCGCGCCGCCCGCCGGGCCGGGGCCCGTTCCGCGCGGTGCGCGGGCGGGGCGGTCGACGCGCGCATAG
- a CDS encoding alpha/beta hydrolase: MKRLAPLLATAGLIATTVPLLAATQASAAPAAEYLKQNPSWQRCSPDLPASYECATIKVPLDYRRPTGRTIDIALSRIKSENPAKRHGVMLFNPGGPGGSGLDMPLMMNESMPKDVRDQYDLIGFDPRGVGASSPVSCGLTDEEQNFLRPYRPESFPSDVDWARTVADKCQEKAGAVLPHITTRNTARDMDTIRTVLGERKISYVGYSYGTYLGSVYTQMFPDRTDRFVLDSGVDPQRIWRGMLQVWASEAEPAFTRWTGWAAERSAEYRLGDTPKAVSDTFWGLVARADREPIEFEGLKLTGDDIRGARALFFYPAQATPVVVALKAAAEGTPQPDPSTVGDVKRLLTTGSAAEPAPKPAAGRSPEPPADNATAVFLSVACGDTGNWPRYTEQYERDAAKNKARYPLYGDFVSNVMPCAFWQRPVEAATPMRTKANVLTVQNEWDSQTPLVSGLGMHRALKGSRMVLVAGGEGHGVYLADPNSCANAPVNDYLATGRLPAGNVTCQNPPGTEQQRESLTPQKPLPIPGGPGRF; the protein is encoded by the coding sequence ATGAAACGCCTCGCACCGCTGCTCGCCACCGCCGGACTCATAGCAACCACCGTGCCCCTGCTGGCCGCGACGCAGGCCTCCGCCGCCCCGGCGGCCGAGTACCTCAAGCAGAACCCCTCGTGGCAGCGTTGCAGCCCCGACCTGCCGGCCTCGTACGAATGCGCCACCATCAAGGTCCCGCTCGACTACCGGCGTCCCACCGGGCGCACCATCGACATCGCCCTGTCCCGGATCAAGAGCGAGAACCCGGCCAAGCGGCACGGCGTGATGCTGTTCAACCCCGGTGGCCCCGGCGGTTCGGGGCTCGACATGCCCCTGATGATGAACGAGTCGATGCCCAAGGACGTCCGCGACCAGTACGACCTCATCGGCTTCGACCCGCGCGGGGTCGGCGCCAGCAGCCCGGTCAGCTGCGGGCTGACGGACGAGGAGCAGAACTTCCTGCGGCCGTACCGGCCGGAGAGCTTCCCCTCCGACGTGGACTGGGCGCGCACCGTCGCCGACAAGTGCCAGGAGAAGGCCGGGGCGGTGCTGCCCCACATCACCACCCGCAACACGGCCCGCGACATGGACACGATCCGTACGGTGCTGGGCGAGCGGAAGATCTCGTACGTGGGCTATTCGTACGGGACCTACCTGGGCTCGGTGTACACGCAGATGTTCCCGGACCGGACCGACCGCTTCGTGCTCGACAGCGGTGTGGACCCGCAGCGCATCTGGCGCGGGATGCTCCAGGTGTGGGCGTCCGAGGCCGAGCCCGCCTTCACCCGCTGGACCGGGTGGGCGGCCGAGCGCTCGGCCGAGTACCGGCTGGGCGACACCCCGAAGGCGGTCTCCGACACCTTCTGGGGGCTGGTGGCGCGCGCCGACCGGGAGCCGATCGAGTTCGAGGGGCTCAAGCTCACGGGCGACGACATCCGCGGTGCACGGGCACTGTTCTTCTACCCGGCGCAGGCCACCCCCGTCGTCGTGGCCCTCAAGGCGGCGGCCGAGGGCACGCCGCAGCCCGATCCCTCCACCGTGGGGGACGTGAAGAGGCTGCTCACCACGGGCAGCGCCGCCGAGCCGGCCCCGAAGCCGGCGGCCGGCCGGAGCCCGGAACCGCCCGCGGACAACGCCACGGCCGTCTTCCTGTCCGTGGCGTGCGGGGACACGGGCAACTGGCCCCGCTACACGGAGCAGTACGAGCGGGACGCCGCGAAGAACAAGGCCAGGTACCCGCTGTACGGGGACTTCGTCTCCAACGTCATGCCGTGCGCCTTCTGGCAGCGGCCGGTCGAGGCGGCCACGCCGATGCGGACCAAGGCGAACGTGCTGACCGTGCAGAACGAGTGGGACTCGCAGACCCCGCTGGTCAGCGGTCTGGGCATGCACCGTGCGCTGAAGGGCTCCCGGATGGTGCTGGTGGCGGGTGGTGAGGGCCACGGTGTGTACCTCGCCGACCCCAACTCCTGCGCCAACGCGCCCGTCAACGACTACCTGGCCACGGGACGGCTGCCCGCCGGGAACGTGACCTGCCAGAACCCGCCGGGCACCGAGCAGCAGCGGGAGTCGCTGACTCCGCAGAAGCCGCTGCCGATCCCGGGCGGGCCCGGACGGTTCTGA
- a CDS encoding FAD-dependent oxidoreductase, with protein MSSQSRYPHLLSPLDLGFTTLPNRVIMGSMHTGLEEHQGGFERLAAFYAERARGGAGLIVTGGIAPNDAGRPFEGGSRLTTEEEAAEHRVITEAVHAEGGKIAMQILHFGRYAYHKDLVAPSALQAPISPFVPNELTDIEVERTVEDFVRAARLAKLAGYDGVEIMGSEGYLINEFIAAATNKRTDRWGGAYENRVRFPLEIVRRTRAAVGEDFILIYRLSMLDLIPGGSTLDEVVHLAKEIEAAGATIINTGIGWHEARIPTIATSVPRGAYTWVTKRLMGAVSVPLVTSNRINTPEIAEELLADGRADLVSLARPFLADADFVAKAAAGRPETINTCIGCNQACLDHTFSGKITSCLVNPRACHETELVLSPTQLKKRVAVVGAGPAGLACAVSAAGRGHAVTLFEASGHIGGQLDIARRIPGKEEFEETIRYYGTQLAESGVEVRLNTRADVPTLQGYDEVVVATGVTPRTPAIDGVDHASVVTYLDVLRDGAPVGERVAVVGAGGIGFDVAEYLTDSGEGASQDPAVYFRHWGVDTEYAGPGGLTAPARPAPPRQVHLLQRKATKVGAGLGTTTGWIHRAELKHRGVVSVAGATYERIDDEGLHITVDGEQRLVPADTVVLCTGQEPRRDLYEALRAAGVEAHLIGGADVAAELDAKRAIRQGTELAAAL; from the coding sequence ATGAGTTCCCAGAGCCGGTACCCGCACCTGCTGAGCCCCTTGGACCTCGGCTTCACCACCCTGCCGAACCGCGTGATCATGGGGTCGATGCACACCGGCCTCGAAGAGCACCAGGGCGGTTTCGAGCGCCTCGCCGCCTTCTACGCCGAGCGCGCCCGCGGCGGCGCCGGGCTGATCGTCACCGGCGGCATCGCCCCGAACGACGCCGGGCGCCCCTTCGAGGGCGGCTCCCGCCTCACCACCGAGGAGGAGGCCGCCGAGCACCGGGTGATCACCGAGGCGGTGCACGCCGAGGGCGGGAAGATCGCCATGCAGATCCTCCACTTCGGCCGCTACGCCTACCACAAGGACCTGGTCGCCCCCAGCGCCCTCCAGGCCCCCATCAGCCCCTTCGTCCCGAACGAGCTCACCGACATCGAGGTCGAGCGCACCGTGGAGGACTTCGTCCGGGCCGCCCGCCTGGCCAAGCTCGCGGGCTACGACGGCGTCGAGATCATGGGCTCCGAGGGCTACCTGATCAACGAGTTCATTGCCGCCGCCACCAACAAGCGCACCGACCGCTGGGGCGGCGCGTACGAAAACCGCGTCCGCTTCCCGCTGGAGATCGTCCGCCGCACCCGCGCGGCCGTCGGCGAGGACTTCATCCTGATCTACCGGCTGTCCATGCTGGACCTGATCCCGGGCGGCTCCACCCTGGACGAGGTCGTCCACCTCGCCAAGGAGATCGAGGCGGCCGGCGCCACCATCATCAACACCGGCATCGGCTGGCACGAGGCCCGTATCCCCACCATCGCCACCTCCGTGCCGCGCGGCGCCTACACCTGGGTCACCAAGCGGCTGATGGGCGCCGTCTCCGTCCCCCTCGTCACCAGCAACCGCATCAACACCCCCGAGATCGCGGAGGAGTTGCTCGCCGACGGGCGCGCCGACCTGGTCTCGCTCGCCCGCCCCTTCCTGGCCGACGCCGATTTCGTCGCCAAGGCCGCCGCGGGCCGCCCCGAGACCATCAACACCTGCATCGGCTGCAACCAGGCCTGCCTCGACCACACCTTCAGCGGCAAGATCACCAGCTGCCTGGTCAATCCGCGCGCCTGCCACGAGACCGAACTGGTCCTGTCGCCCACGCAGTTGAAGAAGCGCGTCGCCGTCGTCGGCGCCGGCCCGGCAGGCCTCGCCTGCGCCGTCTCCGCCGCCGGACGCGGCCACGCCGTCACCCTCTTCGAGGCCTCCGGCCACATCGGCGGCCAGCTCGACATCGCCCGCCGCATCCCGGGCAAGGAGGAGTTCGAGGAGACCATCCGCTACTACGGCACGCAGCTCGCCGAGAGCGGCGTCGAGGTCCGCCTGAACACCCGCGCGGACGTGCCGACCCTCCAGGGCTACGACGAGGTCGTCGTCGCCACCGGGGTCACCCCCCGCACCCCCGCCATCGACGGCGTGGACCACGCCAGCGTCGTCACCTACCTCGACGTGCTGCGCGACGGCGCCCCCGTGGGCGAGCGCGTCGCAGTCGTCGGCGCCGGCGGCATCGGCTTCGACGTGGCCGAGTACCTCACCGACAGCGGCGAGGGCGCCTCGCAGGACCCCGCCGTCTACTTCCGGCACTGGGGCGTCGACACCGAGTACGCCGGCCCCGGCGGCCTCACCGCCCCCGCCCGCCCCGCGCCCCCGCGCCAGGTCCACCTGCTCCAGCGCAAGGCCACCAAGGTCGGCGCGGGCCTCGGCACCACCACCGGCTGGATCCACCGCGCGGAACTCAAGCACCGCGGCGTGGTCTCCGTCGCCGGGGCCACGTACGAGCGCATCGACGACGAGGGCCTGCACATCACCGTCGACGGCGAGCAGCGCCTCGTGCCCGCCGACACGGTGGTGCTCTGCACCGGCCAGGAGCCGCGCCGCGACCTGTACGAGGCGCTGCGCGCGGCCGGGGTCGAGGCGCACCTCATCGGCGGCGCCGACGTGGCCGCCGAGCTCGACGCCAAGCGGGCGATCCGGCAGGGCACGGAGCTGGCCGCCGCGCTCTGA
- a CDS encoding PaaI family thioesterase: protein MTLTPADADKILADHFAPWVQALGLTVQETGERHAVLRLPWSDTLARDGGGLSGQALMAAADTATVVAISAARGEYGPMTTVQQSTSFQRPVVGADVLVHVRVTKLGRRMAFADVTMTPEGAQEPAATASTVYALLG from the coding sequence GTGACGCTGACACCGGCAGACGCCGACAAGATCCTCGCCGACCACTTCGCCCCCTGGGTACAGGCCCTCGGCCTGACCGTCCAGGAGACCGGCGAGCGGCACGCCGTCCTGCGGCTGCCCTGGTCCGACACCCTGGCCCGGGACGGCGGCGGGCTGTCGGGGCAGGCCCTGATGGCGGCCGCCGACACCGCCACCGTCGTCGCGATCTCCGCCGCGCGCGGGGAGTACGGGCCGATGACCACCGTCCAGCAGTCGACGAGCTTCCAGCGGCCGGTGGTCGGCGCGGACGTACTGGTGCACGTACGGGTGACCAAGCTCGGCCGGCGGATGGCCTTCGCCGACGTCACCATGACCCCCGAGGGTGCCCAGGAGCCCGCCGCCACGGCCTCCACCGTCTACGCCCTGCTCGGCTGA
- a CDS encoding SRPBCC family protein has product MSGQFEASVDIDRPVEKVFAYLADGRNDPEFSPRVQQITKTPDGPTALGTVFRSTVKDAGMKTGREFRIVGFEPPGLIRWTEQSKNLVTAEGGYDLEALPGGRTRVRIFNTLEGHGLGRLLVGFALSAARKDAPDFGRRIKAAVEASSSPS; this is encoded by the coding sequence ATGTCCGGACAGTTCGAGGCCAGCGTCGACATCGACCGGCCCGTCGAAAAGGTCTTCGCCTACCTTGCCGACGGGCGCAACGACCCCGAATTCAGCCCGCGCGTCCAGCAGATCACCAAGACCCCGGACGGGCCGACCGCGCTGGGCACCGTCTTCCGCAGCACCGTCAAGGACGCCGGGATGAAGACCGGCCGCGAGTTCCGCATCGTCGGCTTCGAACCGCCGGGCCTGATCCGCTGGACGGAGCAGAGCAAGAACCTGGTGACGGCCGAGGGCGGCTACGACCTGGAGGCCCTGCCCGGCGGCCGCACCCGGGTCCGCATCTTCAACACCCTCGAAGGGCACGGCCTCGGCCGGCTCCTGGTCGGGTTCGCGCTGAGCGCGGCCCGCAAGGACGCCCCCGACTTCGGCCGCCGCATCAAGGCGGCCGTGGAGGCGTCCTCGTCCCCGTCCTGA
- a CDS encoding gluconolaconase, whose amino-acid sequence MGTSSMKNDVGTAYINDVFMRHPLTTRNQEELEIAARAAGILQRNQLRNKFKRTPQGGGKQIDPIGFSLNKVRYGGFPEEEATAQERGWRAYMNVGVPVVEERSDIQQPPPDMISKQTYINGTDPIKITVTDTVEFSISNTISWSLQGEVKLTFGAKSIASLQQQLAKSMEMKQYQKTTLLNSKDNQGVNTESQTEATSNTTATSSVTGTGELWGELLLGITGSVSGSLTTEWKHQSAVSFEVMSRADVMATTRRQIRQFDYEFPVTFGGWVALYYPEPVEVTETPSKAPGPKHSRVIAWKLGESALDAGRFDLADEGKRFLQKGTAEIVAVRTGEHRVFQPEVLDYQNQKQPL is encoded by the coding sequence ATGGGCACCAGCAGTATGAAGAACGATGTGGGCACGGCCTACATCAACGACGTATTTATGCGCCATCCATTGACCACGCGAAACCAAGAGGAACTCGAAATCGCCGCAAGGGCCGCCGGCATCCTCCAGCGGAACCAACTGCGGAACAAATTCAAGAGGACCCCCCAGGGCGGGGGCAAGCAGATCGACCCGATCGGGTTCTCCCTCAACAAGGTGCGCTACGGCGGATTCCCAGAGGAAGAGGCGACCGCGCAAGAGCGTGGCTGGCGCGCCTATATGAATGTCGGCGTACCGGTCGTCGAAGAGCGGAGCGACATCCAGCAGCCCCCTCCCGACATGATCTCCAAGCAGACGTACATCAATGGCACCGACCCGATCAAAATCACCGTGACGGACACGGTCGAATTCTCGATCTCGAACACGATCAGCTGGTCGCTGCAAGGGGAGGTGAAGCTCACCTTCGGGGCGAAGTCCATCGCATCGCTCCAGCAGCAGCTCGCGAAGAGCATGGAGATGAAGCAGTACCAGAAGACCACCCTGCTCAACAGCAAGGACAACCAGGGCGTCAACACGGAGTCCCAGACGGAGGCGACGAGCAACACCACGGCCACGAGTTCCGTCACCGGCACCGGGGAGTTGTGGGGAGAGCTCCTGCTCGGGATCACCGGATCCGTCAGTGGTTCCCTCACCACCGAATGGAAGCACCAGTCGGCGGTCAGTTTCGAAGTCATGAGCCGGGCGGACGTGATGGCCACGACGCGTCGCCAGATCCGCCAGTTCGACTATGAATTCCCCGTCACCTTCGGCGGCTGGGTCGCCTTGTACTATCCCGAGCCGGTGGAGGTGACGGAGACTCCGTCGAAGGCTCCCGGCCCGAAGCACTCCAGGGTCATCGCGTGGAAACTCGGCGAGTCCGCCCTCGATGCCGGCCGCTTCGACCTGGCCGACGAGGGAAAGCGGTTCCTGCAGAAGGGGACGGCCGAGATCGTCGCTGTCCGTACCGGAGAACACCGGGTTTTCCAGCCGGAAGTGCTCGACTACCAGAACCAGAAGCAGCCCCTCTAA